In Miscanthus floridulus cultivar M001 unplaced genomic scaffold, ASM1932011v1 fs_344_1_2, whole genome shotgun sequence, the genomic window GCGGCTCGGCATCGTCGTCGACGTCGAGTAGTGGCAGTAGCTGCTGTTCCGCCGCGGGGCCGCCCTCGGCACGCCGTCATCCACCTCCACGATCCGGACGTCGACGAGCGAGCTGCTTACATCCCCGACGGCGCAGCGGTGGCCATGAAGCGCCCGTGGCAGTAGCTGCTTACATCCCCGACGGCGCAGCGGTGCCCGTGGCAGTAGCTGCTTACATCCTCGACGGCGCAGCGGTGGCCGTGAAGCGcctctccggcgacggcgacgcaGGCGCCTGCAACTGCGAGTTCCGCGGCGAGCTGGAGGTGCTGGGCAGCGTGAGCCACCCGAACCTCACGCGCCTGCTGGGCTACTGCGCCGCCGACCGCGACCGCATCCTCGTCTACGAGCTCCTCGAGCGCGGCAACCTCGACGCCTGGTCGGGCGTAGGGGCGGGCGCGTCTGGTGGCGCACAGGGACACGGCCCGCTCGCGTCCACGTCGTCGCACTGCTTCTCCGAGGCCGAGGTGCATGTCGTCGTCGTGGCGTAGGACCAGGACCAGCAGCAGCAGGTCGCAGCTGCAGCCGCCGTCGTCCCTGAGGCCGCGTCGTCCACCGCGGGTGCGGTCGTCACGCTTTCGACGTCGGGGAGGAGGCACGCCTGGCGGCACTGCTCCAGCGTGAGGCTCCCGTCCACCGCGCTCCCGCTCCGTGTCGGGCACCTTGGCGTGGCGCACCGTGATGAAGCCGTCGGTGCCGTTGCGGCAGTACAGCGGCGTGGACCGCACGCACCCGTCGCGGCCGTCCCGCAGCGCCCACGCGGCGGGGGTCTTCGGGGTGAACCCGTGGAGGCAGGAGCAGACGGGCATGTTGTTGGTGTCGCACACGCCGTTGAGGCCGCAGGGAGACATCGCGTCGCACTGGTCCTTGGGAGCGTACCAGTACAGGTTCCACGCCCGCGCCGCCTCCACCCACGTCGAACGCTACAGCAGCCCTATACATGGCCAACCAGGTCGCCCGGCACGGCACTAGCACGAGCACGGTCAGGCACGGCACGGCTAGGCACGGCACTATGCGGCACGGTGGTTTAACCATGTCATGCCTGATAGTGCCGCCGTGCCGAGACCTCGGCCCAGGCACGGTCCTATGGGCGgttagccgtgccgtgccgtgctgtCGAGCATGGCAGCCCAGCGTGCCCTTGCTGGCCCGGGCACTGCAGCTCCACGCAAGGAGCGAccacgccgtcgccgtcgtcgctgCCGTTCTCGTGGCCTCGCGTCGCCGTCTGATAGGAGGACGCCATCACTGGGAGCTTCGGCGAGCGGGAGAGGGCCGAGGGAGCGcgcgagagagagaaaggaagtcCGCTATTCGGGAGCAGCAACTGGCGTCCGGGTAGCGAGCGAGGGTGAGGCGGTGGCGGCCTGCCCCGGTGACCAGCCTCCGGCGCGGCAAGAGAGAGGCCACCGGCCGCCGGCCTGCTGGGGAAGCGAGCAAGAAAGAGGAGCGGCCGGAGTCTGGAGAGCGAGAGAAAGCGGCGTGGGGGCTGGCTCTGCGCGAGCGAGCGATAGCGGCGCGGGGATGGATGGCCGGATGGGAGGAGTGGTCAGCTGGCCGGCTGGGATGTTTTTATTCTAGGGTTTTCCAATCGAGTACATCCAACGGCTTAGGAAGAATATCAAACATCCAACAGTTCATACGAATCGGGCAATATAGTGCCGGCCCAATTTCCGTGCCGTGCTCGGGCTGGCACTACGGGCCGGTGTGGCATCCCAGGCACGGGCACGACGTCGGGCCGGGCCAGGCACGGGcacgaggcctgccgtgcctcacCGGGCCTGTGCTGGCCCAGCGGGCCTAACCCGTTTGGACAACTATAAGCAGCCCGTAGATCCCCGTGCTCACGACACCCAGATGCGAGATGATCGACGCATTGTGCACCTGCATCGTCGTCCAATGTGATGGTTACTTGCATCTAATAAGCAATCAAATGGAGCTAGGTGTTGTTACGTTGTAGATAATCTGTTAATAAGTACGTACCTGGAAGCTGTAAGTTAC contains:
- the LOC136531429 gene encoding uncharacterized protein, whose translation is MSPCGLNGVCDTNNMPVCSCLHGFTPKTPAAWALRDGRDGCVRSTPLYCRNGTDGFITVRHAKVPDTERERGGREPHAGAVPPGVPPPRRRKRDDRTRGGRRGLRDDGGCSCDLLLLVLVLRHDDDMHLGLGEAVRRRGRERAVSLCATRRARPYARPGVEVAALEELVDEDAVAVGGAVAQQAREVRVAHAAQHLQLAAELAVAGACVAVAGEALHGHRCAVEDVSSYCHGHRCAVGDVSSYCHGRFMATAAPSGM